Proteins from one Triticum aestivum cultivar Chinese Spring unplaced genomic scaffold, IWGSC CS RefSeq v2.1 scaffold94618, whole genome shotgun sequence genomic window:
- the LOC123172527 gene encoding putative F-box protein At3g52320: MAEAARGGPTPPHGGIPDEILIWDILVRLPPKSLLRCRAVCRAWRTATSARDFLIANHARQPTRPLLYVCNLPHYGHYKVGGDIDIIPFDHRAAADKLQPVALLGRASEFKDLVASFDGLVVFDWWRRKSLGICNSATRQYARLMVPMDFTFLGMYRHPPTGEYRVLMYPCLAAGREAGCYVLSLGSIQPPRSIVRPGEVHKEVIFGTKSVLFRGGLHWYRVQQHEGESNMIIVFDTTAETFRQMRVPVVRGTTCDGLFEMDGMLGMSSFNDKATSIDIWVLQDYASEVWTFKCHIELPLAEIMASCGKRDDDDSWETVVVPGDGELLVLVKFPNWLVQIDMDGKLVATFNHTGVQPTQLQLKQSLVPHDFFPSLHGYVVNGWPFT; the protein is encoded by the coding sequence atggcggagGCAGCAAGGGGAGGGCCGACGCCTCCTCATGGTGGCATCCCGGATGAGATCCTCATCTGGGACATCCTCGTCCGCCTGCCCCCCAAATCGCTCCTCCGCTGCCGTGCCGTCTGCCGCGCCTGGCGCACAGCCACCTCCGCCCGCGACTTCCTCATCGCCAACCACGCCCGCCAGCCCACCCGCCCCCTCCTCTACGTCTGCAACCTTCCCCACTACGGCCACTACAAGGTCGGTGGCGACATAGACATCATCCCCTTCGACCACCGGGCCGCCGCCGACAAGCTCCAGCCCGTCGCGCTACTTGGCCGAGCCTCCGAATTCAAAGATCTGGTGGCCTCCTTTGACGGCCTCGTTGTCTTCGACTGGTGGCGCCGCAAGTCCTTGGGTATCTGCAACTCAGCGACCCGTCAGTATGCCCGCCTCATGGTGCCTATGGACTTCACGTTCTTGGGGATGTACCGTCACCCCCCAACCGGCGAATACAGGGTACTGATGTACCCGTGTCTGGCAGCTGGGAGGGAAGCTGGCTGCTATGTTTTATCGTTGGGCTCCATCCAACCGCCGAGAAGCATTGTCAGGCCGGGGGAAGTGCATAAAGAAGTGATATTCGGCACCAAGTCTGTGCTATTCCGTGGCGGGCTGCACTGGTACAGGGTGCAGCAGCACGAGGGCGAAAGCAACATGATAATCGTATTTGACACCACAGCCGAGACGTTCCGACAGATGCGCGTCCCGGTTGTTCGTGGTACCACCTGTGATGGGCTATTTGAGATGGATGGCATGCTCGGCATGTCTAGCTTTAACGACAAAGCGACAAGCATTGATATCTGGGTGTTGCAGGACTATGCAAGCGAGGTCTGGACCTTCAAGTGCCACATTGAACTGCCGCTTGCAGAGATTATGGCGTCGTGTGGAAAACGCGATGACGATGACTCTTGGGAAACGGTGGTCGTGCCTGGGGATGGTGAGTTGCTTGTCCTGGTCAAATTTCCCAACTGGCTAGTTCAGATTGACATGGATGGCAAGTTGGTCGCCACTTTCAATCACACAGGTGTCCAACCTACTCAACTGCAGCTCAAGCAAAGTCTTGTTCCGCATGACTTCTTTCCATCGCTACATGGTTATGTTGTGAACGGTTGGCCTTTCACCTGA